Proteins encoded by one window of Electrophorus electricus isolate fEleEle1 chromosome 17, fEleEle1.pri, whole genome shotgun sequence:
- the LOC113584471 gene encoding membrane-associated phosphatidylinositol transfer protein 2 isoform X3 → MLIKEYRIPMPVSVEEYRIAQLYMIQKKSREESEGEGSGVEILENRPYTDGPGGSGQYTHKVYHIGQHIPSWFRSILPKAALRVEEESWNAYPYTRTRYTCPFVEKFSIDIETYYKPDTGRQVDVFSLSTAEKRQRDIDPIDIVKDVIAPHEYLAEEDPKLYRSLKTQRGPLSDDWIEEINNNPGATPVMCAYKLCKVEFRYWGMQSKIERFIHDVGLRKVMVRAHRQAWCWQDEWYGLTMEDIRQLELETQLALAQKMAQFSLGEEVADGDTASGPEKEQDAMVTAGGGEAEGPAHALGDTLQTRGELTKQWSASSRSSRSSKRGGSPSRHSISEWRMQSIARDSDDSTDDEFFDAHEDLSDSEEIFAKEITKWSSNDLMDKIETVEADEAHPDLYQESGVEYSEAGDVKRLHEDGAAQPTLQTSKVHVLLLVLHGGNILDTGSGDHSNKQGDVNTISTAFDTVMRVHYPAALGRVAIRLVPCPAVCVEAFSLVSNLSPYSYDEGCLSSSQDHIPLAALPLLATSAPQYQDAVAVVIVRANQVYADFVKSLGGAAFSGQVCLIGDCVGGILGFDALCSSNVAVSESQNSSRRGSIVSVQDTDLLSPGIVINSSHCAGPGPGTVPGLSLEGSRQLSRSNIDIPRSSCGDDPKKQLPRKRSDSSTYELDTIKQHQAFLSSLHSSVLRNDPGSRRSSNSTMLDGGGALGKFDFEVSDFFLFGSPLGLVLALRKTVVPTLDVAHLRPACQQVYNLFHPADPSASRLEPLLEKRFHLLAPFSVPRYQRFPLGDGNSALLADVVPSHGGMFLENSSPASAPTSRSPRRASEVSIASQVSGLADSYSASNIANVAARWWGTKRIDFALYCPDALTAFPTVALPHLFHASYWESTDVVSFLLRQVMRHENSGILELDGKEVSEFTPSKPREKWLRKRTHVKIRNVTANHRVNDAVFTEDSTQVVTARFMYGPLDMVTLTGEKVDVHIMTQPPSGEWVYFDTELTNSSGRVSYVIPENKRLGIGVYPVKMVVRGDHTSADSYLTVLPRGTELVVFSIDGSFAASVSIMGSDPKVRAGAVDVVRHWQDLGYVIVYVTGRPDMQKQRVVAWLSQHNFPHGVVSFCDGLVHDPLRHKANFLKSLVCEAHLRIHAAYGSTKDISVYASLGLPPSQIYIVGRPTKKILHQCQFIADGYASHLSQLEFSQRSRPAKSSSTRMALRKGSFGLGAGGDFLRKRKHLLRTISSQPAPSAPPGQSGRPERAQSQSEFDRERERAERAQRSVSIAAGCWGRSSRTEGGAQSPK, encoded by the exons AAAAAGAGTCGTGAGGAGAGCGAGGGCGAGGGCAGCGGCGTGGAGATCCTGGAGAACCGGCCGTACACGGATGGGCCCGGCGGTTCGGGCCAGTACACCCATAAAGTCTACCACATCGGCCAGCACATTCCCAGCTGGTTCCGCTCCATCCTGCCCAAGGCTGCGCTGCGCGTGGAAGAAGAGTCGTGGAATGCCTACCCCTACACCCGCACGCG ATACACCTGTCCCTTCGTGGAGAAGTTCTCCATCGACATCGAGACTTATTACAAGCCTGACACGGGGAGGCAAGTGGATGTCTTCAGCTTGTCCACTGCAGAGAAAAGGCAACGAGACATCG ACCCGATAGACATTGTGAAGGATGTCATCGCCCCGCACGAGTACCTGGCGGAGGAGGACCCCAAACTGTACCGGTCGTTGAAGACCCAGCGGGGGCCCCTGTCGGACGACTGGATCGAGGAGATCAACAACAACCCCGGCGCCACGCCCGTCATGTGCGCCTACAAGCTGTGCAAAGTGGAGTTCCGTTACTGGGGCATGCAGTCCAAGATCGAGCGCTTCATCCACGACGTGG GTCTGAGGAAGGTGATGGTGCGTGCGCACCGTCAGGCCTGGTGCTGGCAGGACGAGTGGTACGGCCTGACCATGGAGGACATCCGTCAGCTGGAGCTGGAGACCCAGCTGGCCCTGGCTCAGAAGATGGCCCAGTTCAGCCTCGGCGAGGAGGTCGCTGACGGCGACACTGCCTCTGGTCCCGAGAAGGAGCAGGACGCCATGGTGACGGCTGGCGGTGGGGAGGCAGAGGGCCCCGCCCACGCGCTGGGGGACACGCTGCAGACTCGCGGCGAGCTCACCAAGCAGTGGTCGGCCTCGTCAAGGTCCTCCCGCTCGTCCAAACGCGGAG GAAGTCCCTCCCGCCACAGCATCTCCGAGTGGCGCATGCAGAGTATCGCCCGCGACTCGGACGACAGCACCGACGATGAGTTCTTCGATGCTCATG AAGACCTCTCAGACAGCGAGGAGATATTCGCCAAGGAGATCACCAAGTGGAGTTCCAACGACCTGATGGACAAGATCGAGACGGTGGAGGCGGACGAAGCCCATC CTGACCTGTACCAGGAGTCTGGAGTTGAGTATTCGGAGGCTGGTGATGTGAAGAGACTTCATGAG GATGGTGCCGCCCAGCCGACTCTGCAGACGTCCAAGGTGCACGTTCTGCTGCTGGTCCTGCACGGCGGGAACATCCTGGACACGGGCAGCGGCGACCACAGCAACAAGCAGGGCGACGTCAACACCATCAGCACGGCGTTTGACACGGTGATGCGCGTGCACTACCCTGCAGCGCTGGGACGCGTCGCAATCCGCCTGGTGCCGTGCCCGGCCGTGTGTGTCGAAGCGTTCTCGCTCGTCTCCAA CCTGAGTCCCTACAGCTATGACGAGGGCTGTCTGTCCAGCAGCCAGGACCACATCCCGCTAGCTGCGCTGCCGCTGCTGGCTACGTCCGCGCCCCAGTACCAGGACGCTGTTGCTGTGGTGATCGTCCGAGCCAACCAGGTGTACGCCGACTTCGTCAAGTCTCTGGGAGGGGCGGCGTTCTCCGGGCAG GTGTGTCTGATAGGGGATTGCGTCGGAGGGATCCTGGGGTTCGACGCCCTCTGCAGCAGCAACGTTGCTGTGTCTGAGAGCCAGAACAGTAGCAGAAGAGGGAGTATAGTAAGTgtgcag GACACCGACCTGCTGTCGCCGGGCATCGTCATCAACAGTAGCCACTGTGCGGGTCCAGGTCCAGGCACGGTGCCGGGTCTGTCCCTGGAGGGCAGTCGGCAGCTGAGCCGTAGCAACATCGACATCCCTCGCTCGAGCTGCGGCGACGACCCAAAGAAGCAGCTACCCCGCAAGCGCAGCGACTCCTCCACCTACGAGCTGGACACCATCAAGCAACACCAAGCCTTCCTGTCCAG tcttcACTCCAGTGTGTTGCGAAATGATCCAGGCTCCCGCAGGTCCAGTAACAGCACTATGCTGGATGGCGGTGGTGCTCTGGGCAAGTTCGACTTTGAGGTGTCCGACTTCTTCCTGTTCGGCTCTCCGCTGGGCCTTGTTCTGGCTCTGAGGAAAACTGTCGTTCCAACCCTGGATG TGGCGCACCTGCGTCCAGCCTGCCAGCAGGTGTACAACCTGTTCCACCCTGCTGACCCGTCCGCTTCGCGCCTCGAACCCCTGCTGGAGAAGAGGTTCCACCTGTTGGCGCCGTTCAGCGTGCCCCGTTACCAACGCTTCCCCCTGGGCGACGGGAACTCGGCCCTGCTGG CGGACGTGGTGCCCTCCCACGGGGGGATGTTCTTGGAGAACTCGTCTCCCGCCTCGGCGCCGACGTCCCGCAGCCCCCGACGGGCCAGTGAGGTCAGCATCGCCAGTCAGGTCTCAGGACTGGCGGACAGTTACTCTGCCTCCAACATCGCCAACG TTGCTGCCCGCTGGTGGGGCACCAAGCGCATTGACTTTGCCCTGTACTGCCCTGATGCTCTCACTGCCTTCCCCACGGTGGCACTACCTCACCTGTTCCACGCCTCGTACTGGGAGTCCACAGACGTGGTGTCCTTCCTGCTCCGACAG gtaatGCGGCATGAGAATTCTGGTATTCTGGAGCTGGATGGGAAGGAGGTGTCGGAGTTCACTCCATCTAAACCACGAGAGAAGTGGCTGAGGAAGCGAACGCACGTTAAGATCAGG aACGTCACGGCGAACCATCGCGTGAACGACGCGGTCTTCACAGAGGACAGCACTCAGGTGGTCACGGCCCGTTTCATGTATGGGCCACTGGACATGGTCACACTGACCGGAGAGAAG GTGGACGTCCACATAATGACGCAGCCCCCGTCGGGAGAGTGGGTGTACTTTGACACGGAGCTGACCAACAGCAGTGGCCGCGTGTCCTACGTGATCCCCGAGAACAAACGCCTGGGGATCGGGGTGTACCCGGTGAAGATGGTGGTCAG GGGAGACCACACGTCGGCGGACAGCTACCTGACCGTGCTGCCACGCGGAACGGAGCTCGTGGTGTTCAGCATCGACGGCTCCTTCGCCGCCAGCGTGTCCATCATGGGCAGTGACCCCAAAGTGAGGGCAGGGGCCGTGGACGTGGTCAG GCACTGGCAGGACCTGGGCTACGTGATCGTGTACGTGACGGGCCGTCCGGACATGCAGAAGCAGCGTGTGGTGGCCTGGCTCTCGCAGCACAACTTCCCGCATGGCGTCGTGTCCTTCTGTGATGGCCTGGTGCACGACCCCCTGCGCCACAAAGCCAACTTCCTGAAGTCGCTCGTCTGCGAG GCGCACCTAAGGATCCACGCTGCATACGGGTCCACGAAGGACATCTCTGTGTACGCCTCGCTCGGCCTGCCCCCGTCGCAGATCTACATTGTCGGCAGGCCGACCAAGAAAATACTGCACCAGTGTCAG TTCATCGCCGATGGCTACGCGTCTCACCTGTCGCAGCTGGAGTTCAGCCAGCGCTCACGTCCAGCCAAGTCGAGCAGCACTCGTATGGCGCTGCGCAAGGGCAGCTTCGGCCTGGGCGCCGGCGGTGACTTCCTGCGCAAACGCAAACACCTGCTGCGCACCATCTCCTCCCAGCCGGCTCCCTCCGCCCCGCCCGGCCAGAGCGGCCGGCCCGAGCGTGCCCAGAGCCAGTCGGAGTTTGACCGGGAGCGGGAACGGGCCGAGCGCGCCCAGCGGAGCGTGAGCATCGCGGCCGGATGCTGGGGCCGTTCCAGCAGGACGGAGGGAGGCGCACAGAGCCCCAAGTAG
- the LOC113584471 gene encoding membrane-associated phosphatidylinositol transfer protein 2 isoform X4 translates to MLIKEYRIPMPVSVEEYRIAQLYMIQKKSREESEGEGSGVEILENRPYTDGPGGSGQYTHKVYHIGQHIPSWFRSILPKAALRVEEESWNAYPYTRTRYTCPFVEKFSIDIETYYKPDTGRQVDVFSLSTAEKRQRDIDPIDIVKDVIAPHEYLAEEDPKLYRSLKTQRGPLSDDWIEEINNNPGATPVMCAYKLCKVEFRYWGMQSKIERFIHDVGLRKVMVRAHRQAWCWQDEWYGLTMEDIRQLELETQLALAQKMAQFSLGEEVADGDTASGPEKEQDAMVTAGGGEAEGPAHALGDTLQTRGELTKQWSASSRSSRSSKRGGSPSRHSISEWRMQSIARDSDDSTDDEFFDAHEDLSDSEEIFAKEITKWSSNDLMDKIETVEADEAHPDLYQESGVEYSEAGDVKRLHEDGAAQPTLQTSKVHVLLLVLHGGNILDTGSGDHSNKQGDVNTISTAFDTVMRVHYPAALGRVAIRLVPCPAVCVEAFSLVSNLSPYSYDEGCLSSSQDHIPLAALPLLATSAPQYQDAVAVVIVRANQVYADFVKSLGGAAFSGQVCLIGDCVGGILGFDALCSSNVAVSESQNSSRRGSIVSVQDTDLLSPGIVINSSHCAGPGPGTVPGLSLEGSRQLSRSNIDIPRSSCGDDPKKQLPRKRSDSSTYELDTIKQHQAFLSSLHSSVLRNDPGSRRSSNSTMLDGGGALGKFDFEVSDFFLFGSPLGLVLALRKTVVPTLDVAHLRPACQQVYNLFHPADPSASRLEPLLEKRFHLLAPFSVPRYQRFPLGDGNSALLVETLQSNPQLLLDSGGAGAARCHDALGETSIPVPVLNWQAAPAPPESDVVPSHGGMFLENSSPASAPTSRSPRRASEVSIASQVSGLADSYSASNIANVAARWWGTKRIDFALYCPDALTAFPTVALPHLFHASYWESTDVVSFLLRQVMRHENSGILELDGKEVSEFTPSKPREKWLRKRTHVKIRNVTANHRVNDAVFTEDSTQVVTARFMYGPLDMVTLTGEKVDVHIMTQPPSGEWVYFDTELTNSSGRVSYVIPENKRLGIGVYPVKMVVRGDHTSADSYLTVLPRGTELVVFSIDGSFAASVSIMGSDPKVRAGAVDVVRHWQDLGYVIVYVTGRPDMQKQRVVAWLSQHNFPHGVVSFCDGLVHDPLRHKANFLKSLVCEAHLRIHAAYGSTKDISVYASLGLPPSQIYIVGRPTKKILHQCQK, encoded by the exons AAAAAGAGTCGTGAGGAGAGCGAGGGCGAGGGCAGCGGCGTGGAGATCCTGGAGAACCGGCCGTACACGGATGGGCCCGGCGGTTCGGGCCAGTACACCCATAAAGTCTACCACATCGGCCAGCACATTCCCAGCTGGTTCCGCTCCATCCTGCCCAAGGCTGCGCTGCGCGTGGAAGAAGAGTCGTGGAATGCCTACCCCTACACCCGCACGCG ATACACCTGTCCCTTCGTGGAGAAGTTCTCCATCGACATCGAGACTTATTACAAGCCTGACACGGGGAGGCAAGTGGATGTCTTCAGCTTGTCCACTGCAGAGAAAAGGCAACGAGACATCG ACCCGATAGACATTGTGAAGGATGTCATCGCCCCGCACGAGTACCTGGCGGAGGAGGACCCCAAACTGTACCGGTCGTTGAAGACCCAGCGGGGGCCCCTGTCGGACGACTGGATCGAGGAGATCAACAACAACCCCGGCGCCACGCCCGTCATGTGCGCCTACAAGCTGTGCAAAGTGGAGTTCCGTTACTGGGGCATGCAGTCCAAGATCGAGCGCTTCATCCACGACGTGG GTCTGAGGAAGGTGATGGTGCGTGCGCACCGTCAGGCCTGGTGCTGGCAGGACGAGTGGTACGGCCTGACCATGGAGGACATCCGTCAGCTGGAGCTGGAGACCCAGCTGGCCCTGGCTCAGAAGATGGCCCAGTTCAGCCTCGGCGAGGAGGTCGCTGACGGCGACACTGCCTCTGGTCCCGAGAAGGAGCAGGACGCCATGGTGACGGCTGGCGGTGGGGAGGCAGAGGGCCCCGCCCACGCGCTGGGGGACACGCTGCAGACTCGCGGCGAGCTCACCAAGCAGTGGTCGGCCTCGTCAAGGTCCTCCCGCTCGTCCAAACGCGGAG GAAGTCCCTCCCGCCACAGCATCTCCGAGTGGCGCATGCAGAGTATCGCCCGCGACTCGGACGACAGCACCGACGATGAGTTCTTCGATGCTCATG AAGACCTCTCAGACAGCGAGGAGATATTCGCCAAGGAGATCACCAAGTGGAGTTCCAACGACCTGATGGACAAGATCGAGACGGTGGAGGCGGACGAAGCCCATC CTGACCTGTACCAGGAGTCTGGAGTTGAGTATTCGGAGGCTGGTGATGTGAAGAGACTTCATGAG GATGGTGCCGCCCAGCCGACTCTGCAGACGTCCAAGGTGCACGTTCTGCTGCTGGTCCTGCACGGCGGGAACATCCTGGACACGGGCAGCGGCGACCACAGCAACAAGCAGGGCGACGTCAACACCATCAGCACGGCGTTTGACACGGTGATGCGCGTGCACTACCCTGCAGCGCTGGGACGCGTCGCAATCCGCCTGGTGCCGTGCCCGGCCGTGTGTGTCGAAGCGTTCTCGCTCGTCTCCAA CCTGAGTCCCTACAGCTATGACGAGGGCTGTCTGTCCAGCAGCCAGGACCACATCCCGCTAGCTGCGCTGCCGCTGCTGGCTACGTCCGCGCCCCAGTACCAGGACGCTGTTGCTGTGGTGATCGTCCGAGCCAACCAGGTGTACGCCGACTTCGTCAAGTCTCTGGGAGGGGCGGCGTTCTCCGGGCAG GTGTGTCTGATAGGGGATTGCGTCGGAGGGATCCTGGGGTTCGACGCCCTCTGCAGCAGCAACGTTGCTGTGTCTGAGAGCCAGAACAGTAGCAGAAGAGGGAGTATAGTAAGTgtgcag GACACCGACCTGCTGTCGCCGGGCATCGTCATCAACAGTAGCCACTGTGCGGGTCCAGGTCCAGGCACGGTGCCGGGTCTGTCCCTGGAGGGCAGTCGGCAGCTGAGCCGTAGCAACATCGACATCCCTCGCTCGAGCTGCGGCGACGACCCAAAGAAGCAGCTACCCCGCAAGCGCAGCGACTCCTCCACCTACGAGCTGGACACCATCAAGCAACACCAAGCCTTCCTGTCCAG tcttcACTCCAGTGTGTTGCGAAATGATCCAGGCTCCCGCAGGTCCAGTAACAGCACTATGCTGGATGGCGGTGGTGCTCTGGGCAAGTTCGACTTTGAGGTGTCCGACTTCTTCCTGTTCGGCTCTCCGCTGGGCCTTGTTCTGGCTCTGAGGAAAACTGTCGTTCCAACCCTGGATG TGGCGCACCTGCGTCCAGCCTGCCAGCAGGTGTACAACCTGTTCCACCCTGCTGACCCGTCCGCTTCGCGCCTCGAACCCCTGCTGGAGAAGAGGTTCCACCTGTTGGCGCCGTTCAGCGTGCCCCGTTACCAACGCTTCCCCCTGGGCGACGGGAACTCGGCCCTGCTGG TGGAGACCCTCCAGAGCAACCCTCAGCTCCTGCTGGACAGTGGAGGCGCAGGGGCAGCCCGTTGCCATGACGCCCTGGGCGAGACCTCCATCCCTGTTCCTGTGCTCAACTGGCAGGCTGCGCCAGCCCCACCTGAGT CGGACGTGGTGCCCTCCCACGGGGGGATGTTCTTGGAGAACTCGTCTCCCGCCTCGGCGCCGACGTCCCGCAGCCCCCGACGGGCCAGTGAGGTCAGCATCGCCAGTCAGGTCTCAGGACTGGCGGACAGTTACTCTGCCTCCAACATCGCCAACG TTGCTGCCCGCTGGTGGGGCACCAAGCGCATTGACTTTGCCCTGTACTGCCCTGATGCTCTCACTGCCTTCCCCACGGTGGCACTACCTCACCTGTTCCACGCCTCGTACTGGGAGTCCACAGACGTGGTGTCCTTCCTGCTCCGACAG gtaatGCGGCATGAGAATTCTGGTATTCTGGAGCTGGATGGGAAGGAGGTGTCGGAGTTCACTCCATCTAAACCACGAGAGAAGTGGCTGAGGAAGCGAACGCACGTTAAGATCAGG aACGTCACGGCGAACCATCGCGTGAACGACGCGGTCTTCACAGAGGACAGCACTCAGGTGGTCACGGCCCGTTTCATGTATGGGCCACTGGACATGGTCACACTGACCGGAGAGAAG GTGGACGTCCACATAATGACGCAGCCCCCGTCGGGAGAGTGGGTGTACTTTGACACGGAGCTGACCAACAGCAGTGGCCGCGTGTCCTACGTGATCCCCGAGAACAAACGCCTGGGGATCGGGGTGTACCCGGTGAAGATGGTGGTCAG GGGAGACCACACGTCGGCGGACAGCTACCTGACCGTGCTGCCACGCGGAACGGAGCTCGTGGTGTTCAGCATCGACGGCTCCTTCGCCGCCAGCGTGTCCATCATGGGCAGTGACCCCAAAGTGAGGGCAGGGGCCGTGGACGTGGTCAG GCACTGGCAGGACCTGGGCTACGTGATCGTGTACGTGACGGGCCGTCCGGACATGCAGAAGCAGCGTGTGGTGGCCTGGCTCTCGCAGCACAACTTCCCGCATGGCGTCGTGTCCTTCTGTGATGGCCTGGTGCACGACCCCCTGCGCCACAAAGCCAACTTCCTGAAGTCGCTCGTCTGCGAG GCGCACCTAAGGATCCACGCTGCATACGGGTCCACGAAGGACATCTCTGTGTACGCCTCGCTCGGCCTGCCCCCGTCGCAGATCTACATTGTCGGCAGGCCGACCAAGAAAATACTGCACCAGTGTCAG AAATAA